A window of the Equus asinus isolate D_3611 breed Donkey chromosome 20, EquAss-T2T_v2, whole genome shotgun sequence genome harbors these coding sequences:
- the LOC106840240 gene encoding NXPE family member 1 isoform X4, with protein sequence MSSNILFQKILLMLMSLLVVAWMIFMISQNSRKFWSALNLPISLYHWNNFTVSSETKTTLSPLKSPTETELKIKRIKEKLDQLIPPRPFTHVNTTTSAAHSRVTILNPQDTYCRGDQLDILVEMRDHLGRRKEYGGDFLRARMSSPALKAGASGKVTDFNNGTYLVSFTLFWEGQVSLSLLLIHPSEGVSALWRARNQGYDRVIFKGKFVNGTSQVFTECGLTPISSAELCEYLETRDQEAFYCVRPQHMPCEALTHMTTKNREISYLTVKEKSLFNRSNVGVEMMKHLKHINVSQCYQRENIKEKCQIGMKVPVPGGYTFEGRWITTFCNQTQFNTIKIKDCLKGKLIYLLGDSTLRQWIYYLPKVVKTLKFFDLHGTGLFKKHLLLDAERHTQIQWKKHSYPFVTMQLYSVIEEGYIPREIDRIPGDKNTAISITLGQHFRLFPIDIFIRRAINVRKAIERLFLRSPATKVILKTENIREMHSNTESLGDFHGYIQYLTMKDIFKDLNVGVIDAWDMTIAYGTNNVHPPDHVIGNQINMFLNYIC encoded by the exons ATGTCCTCAAATATACTGTTTCAAAAAATATTGCTGATGTTGATGTCTCTTTTAGTAGTTGCCTGGATGATTTTCATGATTTCTCAAAACTCCAGAAAG TTTTGGTCTGCTCTAAACCTACCCATCTCCCTCTATCATTGGAACAACTTCACAGTGTCTTCAGAAACTAAAACAACACTGAGCCCGTTAAAGTCACCAACAGAGACTGAgctgaaaataaagagaatcaagGAGAAACTAGACCAGCTGATCCCACCCAGACCTTTCACCCATGTGAACACCACCACCAGTGCAGCGCACAGCAGAGTCACCATCCTCAACCCTCAAGACACATACTGCAGGGGCGATCAACTAGACATCCTGGTGGAGATGAGGGACCACCTGGGACGCAGGAAGGAATATGGCGGGGATTTCCTGAGGGCCAGGATGTCCTCCCCGGCCCTGAAGGCAGGCGCTTCAGGAAAGGTGACAGACTTTAACAACGGCACCTACCTTGTCAGCTTCACTCTGTTCTGGGAGGGccaggtctctctgtctctcctgctcaTCCACCCCAGTGAAGGGGTGTCAGCTCTCTGGAGGGCAAGGAACCAAGGCTATGACAGAGTGATTTTCAAAGGTAAATTTGTTAATGGCACCAGCCAAGTCTTCACTGAATGTGGCCTGACCCCAATATCAAGTGCTGAACTGTGCGAGTACCTGGAGACTCGAGACCAAGAAGCCTTCTACTGCGTGAGACCTCAACACATGCCCTGTGAGGCCCTGACTCACATGACCACCAAGAATAGAGAAATTTCTTATCTTACTGTCAAGGAAAAAAGCCTTTTTAACAG GTCCAATGTGGGAGTGGAAATGATGAAACATCTTAAACACATTAACGTCTCCCAATGTTACC agagagaaaacataaaagagaaatgcCAAATTGGAATGAAGGTTCCTGTCCCTGGTGGTTATACTTTCGAAGGAAGGTGGATTACAACGTTTTGCAACCAGACTCAGTTTAATACAATTAAGATAAAAGACTGTTTGAAAGGAAAACTCATTTACCTCCTGGGAGACTCTACGCTGCGTCAGTGGATCTACTACTTACCCAAAGTTGTAAAaa caCTAAAATTTTTTGATCTTCATGGAACTGgactttttaagaaacatttgctCCTGGATGCAGAAAGACACACTCAGATTCAATGGAAAAAACATAGTTATCCTTTTGTCACAATGCAACTCTACTCTGTGATAGAAGAGGGTTATATTCCTCGGGAAATTGACCGGATACCAGGTGACAAAAACACAGCCATCAGCATCACACTTGGCCAGCACTTCAGACTCTTCCCCATTGACATTTTCATTCGCAGGGCCATCAATGTCCGCAAGGCTATTGAACGACTATTCCTGAGAAGCCCAGCCACCAAAGTGATCCTTAAGACAGAAAACATCAGGGAGATGCATTCAAACACAGAAAGCCTTGGAGATTTCCATGGTTACATTCAATATCTTACCATGAAGGACATTTTCAAAGATCTCAACGTGGGTGTCATTGATGCCTGGGACATGACTATTGCATATGGCACCAATAATGTCCACCCACCTGACCATGTGATTGGAAATCAGATTAACATGTTCTTAAACTACATCTGctaa
- the LOC106840240 gene encoding NXPE family member 1 isoform X2 has translation MFILLSVYHQHFPWYLALIWALIMSSNILFQKILLMLMSLLVVAWMIFMISQNSRKFWSALNLPISLYHWNNFTVSSETKTTLSPLKSPTETELKIKRIKEKLDQLIPPRPFTHVNTTTSAAHSRVTILNPQDTYCRGDQLDILVEMRDHLGRRKEYGGDFLRARMSSPALKAGASGKVTDFNNGTYLVSFTLFWEGQVSLSLLLIHPSEGVSALWRARNQGYDRVIFKGKFVNGTSQVFTECGLTPISSAELCEYLETRDQEAFYCVRPQHMPCEALTHMTTKNREISYLTVKEKSLFNRSNVGVEMMKHLKHINVSQCYQRENIKEKCQIGMKVPVPGGYTFEGRWITTFCNQTQFNTIKIKDCLKGKLIYLLGDSTLRQWIYYLPKVVKTLKFFDLHGTGLFKKHLLLDAERHTQIQWKKHSYPFVTMQLYSVIEEGYIPREIDRIPGDKNTAISITLGQHFRLFPIDIFIRRAINVRKAIERLFLRSPATKVILKTENIREMHSNTESLGDFHGYIQYLTMKDIFKDLNVGVIDAWDMTIAYGTNNVHPPDHVIGNQINMFLNYIC, from the exons atgtttattttattgtcgGTTTATCATCAACATTTTCCATGGTACCTGGCACTTATTTG GGCACTCATCATGTCCTCAAATATACTGTTTCAAAAAATATTGCTGATGTTGATGTCTCTTTTAGTAGTTGCCTGGATGATTTTCATGATTTCTCAAAACTCCAGAAAG TTTTGGTCTGCTCTAAACCTACCCATCTCCCTCTATCATTGGAACAACTTCACAGTGTCTTCAGAAACTAAAACAACACTGAGCCCGTTAAAGTCACCAACAGAGACTGAgctgaaaataaagagaatcaagGAGAAACTAGACCAGCTGATCCCACCCAGACCTTTCACCCATGTGAACACCACCACCAGTGCAGCGCACAGCAGAGTCACCATCCTCAACCCTCAAGACACATACTGCAGGGGCGATCAACTAGACATCCTGGTGGAGATGAGGGACCACCTGGGACGCAGGAAGGAATATGGCGGGGATTTCCTGAGGGCCAGGATGTCCTCCCCGGCCCTGAAGGCAGGCGCTTCAGGAAAGGTGACAGACTTTAACAACGGCACCTACCTTGTCAGCTTCACTCTGTTCTGGGAGGGccaggtctctctgtctctcctgctcaTCCACCCCAGTGAAGGGGTGTCAGCTCTCTGGAGGGCAAGGAACCAAGGCTATGACAGAGTGATTTTCAAAGGTAAATTTGTTAATGGCACCAGCCAAGTCTTCACTGAATGTGGCCTGACCCCAATATCAAGTGCTGAACTGTGCGAGTACCTGGAGACTCGAGACCAAGAAGCCTTCTACTGCGTGAGACCTCAACACATGCCCTGTGAGGCCCTGACTCACATGACCACCAAGAATAGAGAAATTTCTTATCTTACTGTCAAGGAAAAAAGCCTTTTTAACAG GTCCAATGTGGGAGTGGAAATGATGAAACATCTTAAACACATTAACGTCTCCCAATGTTACC agagagaaaacataaaagagaaatgcCAAATTGGAATGAAGGTTCCTGTCCCTGGTGGTTATACTTTCGAAGGAAGGTGGATTACAACGTTTTGCAACCAGACTCAGTTTAATACAATTAAGATAAAAGACTGTTTGAAAGGAAAACTCATTTACCTCCTGGGAGACTCTACGCTGCGTCAGTGGATCTACTACTTACCCAAAGTTGTAAAaa caCTAAAATTTTTTGATCTTCATGGAACTGgactttttaagaaacatttgctCCTGGATGCAGAAAGACACACTCAGATTCAATGGAAAAAACATAGTTATCCTTTTGTCACAATGCAACTCTACTCTGTGATAGAAGAGGGTTATATTCCTCGGGAAATTGACCGGATACCAGGTGACAAAAACACAGCCATCAGCATCACACTTGGCCAGCACTTCAGACTCTTCCCCATTGACATTTTCATTCGCAGGGCCATCAATGTCCGCAAGGCTATTGAACGACTATTCCTGAGAAGCCCAGCCACCAAAGTGATCCTTAAGACAGAAAACATCAGGGAGATGCATTCAAACACAGAAAGCCTTGGAGATTTCCATGGTTACATTCAATATCTTACCATGAAGGACATTTTCAAAGATCTCAACGTGGGTGTCATTGATGCCTGGGACATGACTATTGCATATGGCACCAATAATGTCCACCCACCTGACCATGTGATTGGAAATCAGATTAACATGTTCTTAAACTACATCTGctaa
- the LOC106840240 gene encoding NXPE family member 1 isoform X3: MKILTTSISEKFKLSEALIMSSNILFQKILLMLMSLLVVAWMIFMISQNSRKFWSALNLPISLYHWNNFTVSSETKTTLSPLKSPTETELKIKRIKEKLDQLIPPRPFTHVNTTTSAAHSRVTILNPQDTYCRGDQLDILVEMRDHLGRRKEYGGDFLRARMSSPALKAGASGKVTDFNNGTYLVSFTLFWEGQVSLSLLLIHPSEGVSALWRARNQGYDRVIFKGKFVNGTSQVFTECGLTPISSAELCEYLETRDQEAFYCVRPQHMPCEALTHMTTKNREISYLTVKEKSLFNRSNVGVEMMKHLKHINVSQCYQRENIKEKCQIGMKVPVPGGYTFEGRWITTFCNQTQFNTIKIKDCLKGKLIYLLGDSTLRQWIYYLPKVVKTLKFFDLHGTGLFKKHLLLDAERHTQIQWKKHSYPFVTMQLYSVIEEGYIPREIDRIPGDKNTAISITLGQHFRLFPIDIFIRRAINVRKAIERLFLRSPATKVILKTENIREMHSNTESLGDFHGYIQYLTMKDIFKDLNVGVIDAWDMTIAYGTNNVHPPDHVIGNQINMFLNYIC, from the exons ATGAAAATCCTCACCACAAGCATTAGCGAGAAGTTTAAGCTGTCTGA GGCACTCATCATGTCCTCAAATATACTGTTTCAAAAAATATTGCTGATGTTGATGTCTCTTTTAGTAGTTGCCTGGATGATTTTCATGATTTCTCAAAACTCCAGAAAG TTTTGGTCTGCTCTAAACCTACCCATCTCCCTCTATCATTGGAACAACTTCACAGTGTCTTCAGAAACTAAAACAACACTGAGCCCGTTAAAGTCACCAACAGAGACTGAgctgaaaataaagagaatcaagGAGAAACTAGACCAGCTGATCCCACCCAGACCTTTCACCCATGTGAACACCACCACCAGTGCAGCGCACAGCAGAGTCACCATCCTCAACCCTCAAGACACATACTGCAGGGGCGATCAACTAGACATCCTGGTGGAGATGAGGGACCACCTGGGACGCAGGAAGGAATATGGCGGGGATTTCCTGAGGGCCAGGATGTCCTCCCCGGCCCTGAAGGCAGGCGCTTCAGGAAAGGTGACAGACTTTAACAACGGCACCTACCTTGTCAGCTTCACTCTGTTCTGGGAGGGccaggtctctctgtctctcctgctcaTCCACCCCAGTGAAGGGGTGTCAGCTCTCTGGAGGGCAAGGAACCAAGGCTATGACAGAGTGATTTTCAAAGGTAAATTTGTTAATGGCACCAGCCAAGTCTTCACTGAATGTGGCCTGACCCCAATATCAAGTGCTGAACTGTGCGAGTACCTGGAGACTCGAGACCAAGAAGCCTTCTACTGCGTGAGACCTCAACACATGCCCTGTGAGGCCCTGACTCACATGACCACCAAGAATAGAGAAATTTCTTATCTTACTGTCAAGGAAAAAAGCCTTTTTAACAG GTCCAATGTGGGAGTGGAAATGATGAAACATCTTAAACACATTAACGTCTCCCAATGTTACC agagagaaaacataaaagagaaatgcCAAATTGGAATGAAGGTTCCTGTCCCTGGTGGTTATACTTTCGAAGGAAGGTGGATTACAACGTTTTGCAACCAGACTCAGTTTAATACAATTAAGATAAAAGACTGTTTGAAAGGAAAACTCATTTACCTCCTGGGAGACTCTACGCTGCGTCAGTGGATCTACTACTTACCCAAAGTTGTAAAaa caCTAAAATTTTTTGATCTTCATGGAACTGgactttttaagaaacatttgctCCTGGATGCAGAAAGACACACTCAGATTCAATGGAAAAAACATAGTTATCCTTTTGTCACAATGCAACTCTACTCTGTGATAGAAGAGGGTTATATTCCTCGGGAAATTGACCGGATACCAGGTGACAAAAACACAGCCATCAGCATCACACTTGGCCAGCACTTCAGACTCTTCCCCATTGACATTTTCATTCGCAGGGCCATCAATGTCCGCAAGGCTATTGAACGACTATTCCTGAGAAGCCCAGCCACCAAAGTGATCCTTAAGACAGAAAACATCAGGGAGATGCATTCAAACACAGAAAGCCTTGGAGATTTCCATGGTTACATTCAATATCTTACCATGAAGGACATTTTCAAAGATCTCAACGTGGGTGTCATTGATGCCTGGGACATGACTATTGCATATGGCACCAATAATGTCCACCCACCTGACCATGTGATTGGAAATCAGATTAACATGTTCTTAAACTACATCTGctaa
- the LOC106840240 gene encoding NXPE family member 1 isoform X1, producing the protein MESSSLGVESSSSVTRQNQRRPPVAPGSNKQPGEVSGDQDETHWNTPLTPEPAGEILGQLVGAGQGALIMSSNILFQKILLMLMSLLVVAWMIFMISQNSRKFWSALNLPISLYHWNNFTVSSETKTTLSPLKSPTETELKIKRIKEKLDQLIPPRPFTHVNTTTSAAHSRVTILNPQDTYCRGDQLDILVEMRDHLGRRKEYGGDFLRARMSSPALKAGASGKVTDFNNGTYLVSFTLFWEGQVSLSLLLIHPSEGVSALWRARNQGYDRVIFKGKFVNGTSQVFTECGLTPISSAELCEYLETRDQEAFYCVRPQHMPCEALTHMTTKNREISYLTVKEKSLFNRSNVGVEMMKHLKHINVSQCYQRENIKEKCQIGMKVPVPGGYTFEGRWITTFCNQTQFNTIKIKDCLKGKLIYLLGDSTLRQWIYYLPKVVKTLKFFDLHGTGLFKKHLLLDAERHTQIQWKKHSYPFVTMQLYSVIEEGYIPREIDRIPGDKNTAISITLGQHFRLFPIDIFIRRAINVRKAIERLFLRSPATKVILKTENIREMHSNTESLGDFHGYIQYLTMKDIFKDLNVGVIDAWDMTIAYGTNNVHPPDHVIGNQINMFLNYIC; encoded by the exons ATGGAGAGTTCAAGTTTAGGAGTAGAATCTAG cTCTAGTGTCACAAGACAGAACCAAAGGAGACCCCCAGTGGCCCCGGGGAGCAACAAGCAACCAGGCGAAG TTTCTGGTGACCAGGATGAGACCCATTGGAACACCCCACTCACTCCAGAACCTGCAGGCGAGATTCTGGGACAATTGGTAGGAGCCGGCCAAGG GGCACTCATCATGTCCTCAAATATACTGTTTCAAAAAATATTGCTGATGTTGATGTCTCTTTTAGTAGTTGCCTGGATGATTTTCATGATTTCTCAAAACTCCAGAAAG TTTTGGTCTGCTCTAAACCTACCCATCTCCCTCTATCATTGGAACAACTTCACAGTGTCTTCAGAAACTAAAACAACACTGAGCCCGTTAAAGTCACCAACAGAGACTGAgctgaaaataaagagaatcaagGAGAAACTAGACCAGCTGATCCCACCCAGACCTTTCACCCATGTGAACACCACCACCAGTGCAGCGCACAGCAGAGTCACCATCCTCAACCCTCAAGACACATACTGCAGGGGCGATCAACTAGACATCCTGGTGGAGATGAGGGACCACCTGGGACGCAGGAAGGAATATGGCGGGGATTTCCTGAGGGCCAGGATGTCCTCCCCGGCCCTGAAGGCAGGCGCTTCAGGAAAGGTGACAGACTTTAACAACGGCACCTACCTTGTCAGCTTCACTCTGTTCTGGGAGGGccaggtctctctgtctctcctgctcaTCCACCCCAGTGAAGGGGTGTCAGCTCTCTGGAGGGCAAGGAACCAAGGCTATGACAGAGTGATTTTCAAAGGTAAATTTGTTAATGGCACCAGCCAAGTCTTCACTGAATGTGGCCTGACCCCAATATCAAGTGCTGAACTGTGCGAGTACCTGGAGACTCGAGACCAAGAAGCCTTCTACTGCGTGAGACCTCAACACATGCCCTGTGAGGCCCTGACTCACATGACCACCAAGAATAGAGAAATTTCTTATCTTACTGTCAAGGAAAAAAGCCTTTTTAACAG GTCCAATGTGGGAGTGGAAATGATGAAACATCTTAAACACATTAACGTCTCCCAATGTTACC agagagaaaacataaaagagaaatgcCAAATTGGAATGAAGGTTCCTGTCCCTGGTGGTTATACTTTCGAAGGAAGGTGGATTACAACGTTTTGCAACCAGACTCAGTTTAATACAATTAAGATAAAAGACTGTTTGAAAGGAAAACTCATTTACCTCCTGGGAGACTCTACGCTGCGTCAGTGGATCTACTACTTACCCAAAGTTGTAAAaa caCTAAAATTTTTTGATCTTCATGGAACTGgactttttaagaaacatttgctCCTGGATGCAGAAAGACACACTCAGATTCAATGGAAAAAACATAGTTATCCTTTTGTCACAATGCAACTCTACTCTGTGATAGAAGAGGGTTATATTCCTCGGGAAATTGACCGGATACCAGGTGACAAAAACACAGCCATCAGCATCACACTTGGCCAGCACTTCAGACTCTTCCCCATTGACATTTTCATTCGCAGGGCCATCAATGTCCGCAAGGCTATTGAACGACTATTCCTGAGAAGCCCAGCCACCAAAGTGATCCTTAAGACAGAAAACATCAGGGAGATGCATTCAAACACAGAAAGCCTTGGAGATTTCCATGGTTACATTCAATATCTTACCATGAAGGACATTTTCAAAGATCTCAACGTGGGTGTCATTGATGCCTGGGACATGACTATTGCATATGGCACCAATAATGTCCACCCACCTGACCATGTGATTGGAAATCAGATTAACATGTTCTTAAACTACATCTGctaa
- the LOC106840240 gene encoding NXPE family member 1 isoform X5 has protein sequence MIFMISQNSRKFWSALNLPISLYHWNNFTVSSETKTTLSPLKSPTETELKIKRIKEKLDQLIPPRPFTHVNTTTSAAHSRVTILNPQDTYCRGDQLDILVEMRDHLGRRKEYGGDFLRARMSSPALKAGASGKVTDFNNGTYLVSFTLFWEGQVSLSLLLIHPSEGVSALWRARNQGYDRVIFKGKFVNGTSQVFTECGLTPISSAELCEYLETRDQEAFYCVRPQHMPCEALTHMTTKNREISYLTVKEKSLFNRSNVGVEMMKHLKHINVSQCYQRENIKEKCQIGMKVPVPGGYTFEGRWITTFCNQTQFNTIKIKDCLKGKLIYLLGDSTLRQWIYYLPKVVKTLKFFDLHGTGLFKKHLLLDAERHTQIQWKKHSYPFVTMQLYSVIEEGYIPREIDRIPGDKNTAISITLGQHFRLFPIDIFIRRAINVRKAIERLFLRSPATKVILKTENIREMHSNTESLGDFHGYIQYLTMKDIFKDLNVGVIDAWDMTIAYGTNNVHPPDHVIGNQINMFLNYIC, from the exons ATGATTTTCATGATTTCTCAAAACTCCAGAAAG TTTTGGTCTGCTCTAAACCTACCCATCTCCCTCTATCATTGGAACAACTTCACAGTGTCTTCAGAAACTAAAACAACACTGAGCCCGTTAAAGTCACCAACAGAGACTGAgctgaaaataaagagaatcaagGAGAAACTAGACCAGCTGATCCCACCCAGACCTTTCACCCATGTGAACACCACCACCAGTGCAGCGCACAGCAGAGTCACCATCCTCAACCCTCAAGACACATACTGCAGGGGCGATCAACTAGACATCCTGGTGGAGATGAGGGACCACCTGGGACGCAGGAAGGAATATGGCGGGGATTTCCTGAGGGCCAGGATGTCCTCCCCGGCCCTGAAGGCAGGCGCTTCAGGAAAGGTGACAGACTTTAACAACGGCACCTACCTTGTCAGCTTCACTCTGTTCTGGGAGGGccaggtctctctgtctctcctgctcaTCCACCCCAGTGAAGGGGTGTCAGCTCTCTGGAGGGCAAGGAACCAAGGCTATGACAGAGTGATTTTCAAAGGTAAATTTGTTAATGGCACCAGCCAAGTCTTCACTGAATGTGGCCTGACCCCAATATCAAGTGCTGAACTGTGCGAGTACCTGGAGACTCGAGACCAAGAAGCCTTCTACTGCGTGAGACCTCAACACATGCCCTGTGAGGCCCTGACTCACATGACCACCAAGAATAGAGAAATTTCTTATCTTACTGTCAAGGAAAAAAGCCTTTTTAACAG GTCCAATGTGGGAGTGGAAATGATGAAACATCTTAAACACATTAACGTCTCCCAATGTTACC agagagaaaacataaaagagaaatgcCAAATTGGAATGAAGGTTCCTGTCCCTGGTGGTTATACTTTCGAAGGAAGGTGGATTACAACGTTTTGCAACCAGACTCAGTTTAATACAATTAAGATAAAAGACTGTTTGAAAGGAAAACTCATTTACCTCCTGGGAGACTCTACGCTGCGTCAGTGGATCTACTACTTACCCAAAGTTGTAAAaa caCTAAAATTTTTTGATCTTCATGGAACTGgactttttaagaaacatttgctCCTGGATGCAGAAAGACACACTCAGATTCAATGGAAAAAACATAGTTATCCTTTTGTCACAATGCAACTCTACTCTGTGATAGAAGAGGGTTATATTCCTCGGGAAATTGACCGGATACCAGGTGACAAAAACACAGCCATCAGCATCACACTTGGCCAGCACTTCAGACTCTTCCCCATTGACATTTTCATTCGCAGGGCCATCAATGTCCGCAAGGCTATTGAACGACTATTCCTGAGAAGCCCAGCCACCAAAGTGATCCTTAAGACAGAAAACATCAGGGAGATGCATTCAAACACAGAAAGCCTTGGAGATTTCCATGGTTACATTCAATATCTTACCATGAAGGACATTTTCAAAGATCTCAACGTGGGTGTCATTGATGCCTGGGACATGACTATTGCATATGGCACCAATAATGTCCACCCACCTGACCATGTGATTGGAAATCAGATTAACATGTTCTTAAACTACATCTGctaa